A stretch of DNA from Pagrus major chromosome 22, Pma_NU_1.0:
TTAGATTGCTTTAAATTGCATCCTTTTAATGACTTTTCCTCCATATCAAGGCTGATAAGAAAATGAGGATCACAAAGTGAAGCTGTTAGAGAGCTTGTGCTAAGCAGAAAATTAAATGTTCTTTTAGGAAGGAAAGATTAAAAAAGCAGCTACTTAGAGCCAACACCTGTTCAGTGAACAACTcaaaggcaacaaaatccaCCTTTTAATACTTCCTGCCAGATGGAAAACGACGAACACGACCACTTTATGTTGAAATGAATCACAACATTCACAAATGTTAGGATACCGATTGTGTTCGAAAAAACGCTGCTATGATACGGTTTCTCAATATGTTACGTCAATTAACGTAGCCTCGTTATAACGTAAGTGTTCATTTAGTGGAGATTAACACAACACTAAATTAAAAACGTCCTTACGTAGAGATATGTATTATATCCAAGTAACAGTCCTTCACTGGACCTTAACTAGCTGTACTTAAAGAATCAGACATAAAAGATCTCATACTCTAAGGCAGAAAAATGGCCCATGTGAGtgttttatatcatattattgaattattaatacagctgcatttatCTGTAACAAGCATTTTACAGTAGTTGGTTGAGGTAAAGCTTGTTTGGGTGTTTTAATCTATTCCGATggattatattttattacttCATCCTAAAATTTGTTTGTCAAAATTCATTTTGTGAAGTCATCCAGTGGATTGTGTGGAGTAAAGCCacgtaaaaagaaaataatcaagttaTGCAGCCTATAAGCAGCTCAggtttgtacttaagtataatacCATTTGTTGCTACAGAATAATTTCACCTCTGCAAGTGGAACTTCTCTGTACTTTAACTGAATTAACTGGCGAGAGTAATGTTAGCTTGGTAAtatgacacattaaaaaaaagtcaccacctggatttaactaaTCAAGAAGGTAAAAGCCTTCCATTGGAtgattactgcagtgattaatatgtttcagctggaAACTAGTTATTTAACTCTAACTGCAGTGAGGAGCTTCTCATTTCTGTAACAACCATGTTGGAAGACATCCTGTGGTCGTGGAAAAGatgtttcagaagggtcaaataGAGGAAATGTGGTCGGAAACATTTTTTGCATGATCGTGATCGGAGATCACTTAAACGTCAAATCGTAAAACATCAACAGTAGATCTCACGGTtgtgtttaatagtgaaagtagGAGCATTTCCACAcgcacaatgtgaagagaactcaagggattgggactaaacagctgtgtggccttaagaaaaccacttatcagtgaggATAATCTGAAACAAACACTTCAATTTTCTCGGGAGCATAAAGATCGGACTGTGGAGCGATGGAAAgaggtcatgtggtctgatgagtccaggTTTACCCTGCACCAGAGTGATGGGTGCATCAGGGTAAGAGGAGAGGTGGATGAAgtgatttttaaataaaatgcaagtCATACCTCCATTTAAAGGACCGGCAATACTAACAGAGCATTTGCCATTTTTGGGTGATGCTACAGTCAATTCCTGTTTACAAAGTTAGATTGCCTTTAATGGATAGTGTTGCAGATGTTTTCCAGCAACTGAATTTCACATTAATGAAGTCTGTAGGtgataagacattttttaaagggtaagttcactcaaaaaaaaaagaaaattcagtcatgtATTCACCCTAGtgttgatggaaagttgggGGAGGTTTCTTAATCCACAAAAGATTccaggagcttcacagcaaaacagtgtcacAGCAtcctcctaaacagctgaaggagatggggactatggaaaaaagaataaaaacaaaatggcttcatgcagctcctccagcatgATCCACGACTcaggaagccctgagatccagtattgatttgaaaagacaatatttaccTCCTCAGCACCTGGCCGAGCTCGAGCACCCACTTCAGACCATGTGActgcttttagcttagcggctaaAGTGAACACTTCAGCTGTAAATAACAGGTCACAGGGCGTTCAGAGACTTTgattacactggacgagctgtcTGGagaacattttatgttttctgcagATGTGTAGGAGAATGCAGCAgcgttgttttgctgtgaagctccagaaatgttttgcaggctgtgaaacttcccctgactttccatcaacatgggggagtgagtagataatgactgcattttaatttttgggtgcacttatcctttaagtgttTTACTTGTGCAACCTGATTTGATTGTTTCCTTGTTTGAAACTAGGTAGCAGTTACTAAAAACTCAGGGAGAACTTCCTGATGGGCTCCCAACTGAATCCTGATGAATGCAGAGGGGGTTCTGAATATTTTATGGCActcattacacaacacacaagaagaagaagaagggggagAGAAATAGCAAAGTAGATGATTTTAGTGCCAAAGCCTCAGTTCTCCCCATCCCCTAAAAAAAGCCTATGATTCTACAATAACAAatcacattttgacatttggGGATTTTGAGAAAAATACCACTTTCCCGCCTCAAAATACCAGAGTGGCACACCCTCTTGTGTTTCAGCTGAATTCATGTGGTTAATTGTCACAGTGAATTAAGATTGGGCTAATGTGGGTTTTCTGGAGGTTACAAAGGCGACACTGGGATGTGGTCatggggaggaaaaaaataaagttggaCTTTGGTGGAAGACGgggatttggaaaaaaaaaagagcccaTTCTGGGATTTAGTTGTGCCATACAAGTAGAATGAGAGAGTATCCTGGATTTTCCCCAGCTGAACGCTAAGCTGCGGTGGTTACGCTAAGATGTCTCAAGCTTCCCGTATAGAAATAAGAGGATAACTTGGCACGGTGTGTACAGCACAAATCTTTGACCCAGAATTACTAGTGTCTGACCCAAAATAGATTCAGCCAAGGCCCGTGTTTCTGTACAAACTCTCCCCACAGATCGCTTATGCCAGCACACAAAAACTAAAACGTGTAGGAGACAAAGAATGTAGGATCGCTTATTGAAGCACAGCAGAACATGAACTTTCCATTtctctaaaataaaaaagggaatGATCGCTCAAATCCAATGgctcttttattttcaaaaagctTCACTGAAGTATTTACAGTTtgtgcaaaaacatttaaaggtttcAAGGACTTTACATTGTAAGTTCAACCTCAAGGCACATACATGGAACAACATCAATATTTCATCATGAGAACAGAAATTTTAACTTTGGTTCCTAAGAAAAAACTTGGTGTGGGTGGCTGACGGAGCACAGCAGTGTCTCGATGAGAAGCCAGGATGGCGAAGTATTCCAACATAGCCGTTTTACATGCACTGTGAATTTTCCAGCCTTCTCGCTCTCTTAAAAAAACGTGTGAGAACCTTTTCTGTGCGGTTGCTCAAGCTGTACCTCAACCACCGCTGGGTGAttgcttaaaaaaatacttgaaaacCCGGCATGACAAAAGAAATGATGGGGCTATGAAGCTAAATACAGTTCATGCAAAAACCCTTGAATGAATGTTTACTGGCTAATAGATATTTGCAGTGAAGGTTCCTACAggaagaaaaagatgatttcAAACATACCACTCCTGTTTAGTCTGAATTGACCTCTCAGTGATGAATTATTTCAAACGTGATTCAATTAGATTTAAGGGGAAATTACTTCTCTGCACCCTGAAACAGTAATAATCCAATGCTCGGAGTCTGTCATACATCTTTTTGTAACTCCGCTGGTCGCAGCCGCGTTCTTTTACCAAGCACGTAGGAAATTAAGAGTAATGCACGCTGCAAAACAACCACTGAGGCACCTTCCTCGCCTGCTTGGATCATTAACCATGCACCTCTTTAGGTCTGGCACTACGGATGAACAGTCTCTCGTTAGCTACTGTGCGCCACGGCTAAGTGTTGTCCTTCCTGTTAATACTGTTATTGTTGCCGCCGCGGCTGCAATCCGTCTGGAGAAAAATGTGCTTTCTGTTCAGCTTTCTCGTCGCCGTCTTTTTTatatctcttcctctccttcccttcctcccacTTAACTCCCTCTCTCCAGCTAATCATTCAGTCCTGCATAAAAGGTAAGGCAAATATCTGTCTCTGTTACACATTCACAGACAGGAGATACTATATGTTGCAATAGTCGGACCTCCCCCCTTTTGTTTGATCAGCACATGACTTAAAATAGGGCTTTTCCTCTATAACAAACAATAGTCTAGACAATATCAGATGTAAATGTTCAAGTGTCTTATGGTCCGCTGTGGATATTAGTAgaaaaaggttaaaataaaaagtggaGATGCTTTGATAACCACAGAAGATCTTTATATTTATCAGCctcaacatgaaaaaaatatccatCTTGTCAAGTCATATATCGGAGTACTGAGTcttaaaatcttatttttgcTTAGATAAATATATTTATCATTGATTCTGTTGCAACGTAAAACTTATTTTACATAATCTTCCAcgtaaaaggtgcaatatgtgagagTTTTGGTTTCAAgaaattcaaaaatgaactaaaaccatcaacagaatgtgaagtaacagttctgacattaagccaaagacgtctatgtatgGTGAGCATGTATCAGGCATCATCAGCTAATCCTAAGAGGTGACAGTCTGATATCAAACAACGCCAACACTCCTCAGGTACTCGGAGCTCCTGGTGCGGCTAATATGACTGCTAGCTACACAGTTAACTGAACCTACGAGCTAACGGCGAGCAGTTAGCACTGGTGATGTGTTGCCCTGTATTtgttggagtatgaatttgacaggtggccaattccaaacatattgcatctttagaGGAATAGTCAAATACGCTTATTCACACTTTGCCAAGAGTTAGCTGAGAAGATTGAAGATTGATCCGCCTCTGATATATGTGTGTGGAAGATATTAAGCTACAGGCAGCGGCCACTTAGCTttgcttagcataaagacaagGAAGCAGGATGAAAATATATCGCCAGGCTCGGTCCAAACGTAACGTCTACAGCGTGTAAGTGACACGTTGTGGTTTAACAGTTTCTCATTTGCCTTAAAGGGGCTcgtgacgtgaaaaattagACCTACCCgagcctgtggacaatttatttaagttgtttaatttCTGCGACAGTCCTAAcgatgtgactttatgcaagtgcctcgtctcagcGCCTCTCTCCataccgctaacagagagcaagagtagctaacgttagtttagaaatggagtccgctagCATTaactaacgaccggcttccaaAGAGCCCCTTTTTAAAGACACGGCTGTGCAACCGAACTTCTCATCTATcttctcagcaagaaagcaaatgagcGTATCTCCCAAAAGAGttcaaacatttctttaaatgttttctagATAAGAGATTTTGTCTTTCTAAACTAATGTTCAATGAAACTCCAACAAAGAGGCCCATGCGATTGTGATCTGAGCTATTGCAGGAATTTCAGTTAAGTGCAGCTACTTGGAGGTGAATCCTAACAGAGATAATCTCGACCCTCTGGAACATCTCGAGTACAAGGCCTTTAAAATCGTTTGACTTTAAACGTTCGGCCTGGATTGTGACGATTCCTTTTTTTTCCGTGTGTGTTCGAGCAGCTGTATCTGAGCGCCTCACAAAGAGttaacacactctctctccctcccagcgTGAGCTCCATGCAGCCAAGTGAAAATAAAGTCTACatatttttctcccttttttggTCGAGGAttatgaggagaggagggggagggaggtgaAGGGGGTGGCAGGGGTCGGCGGTGGGAATTCTCTAAGCTTGGCCCCTCCAAATAAAATCttgtcaaatcaaataaagtcTTCTTAAGAAGTGCATAATGAAGACCTCTCACTGGCACCACACATGCAAAGAGCTGCCACCACAGCCCCGGAGCTGAAGGGCAGGAAAAACTGCTTTAATTGAGCCCATGCAGGGATCTGAGGTGCAGACGCACAGACGGGGGAGACGGTGAGACAGAAAATGGGCGAGCAGATAGGGCGACAACCACCAATCGCAGGGGCCGATGTTATGAGGCGAGCAGGTGCATTGTCCAGGTGAATGGAGCCATAAATGAAGTAGACAGTCTGGTAAACGTACACAAAGGGATGAGTGATGAGACGTTAGACGAGCTGCTCGGTCACAACCGTGCATTGTGAGGACCACGGGGCGATGAGTGCGATCTCATTGTTGTAATTTCCTAATTTATCAAAAAGCCTAATGAACGCTGGGACGAGGGTTGAAATAAGTGGGTGTATAATTAGCGCTGTGTTGCTTTGTCAAAACTCATCAcacactctacacacacacacacacacacacacacacacacacacacacagggccgAAGAAGAGCCCCCACCCCAACCCCCATCATGATAGACCACAGTGGTGAAAATCCATATCATTTAACCgccaaacacagaaaacactgttagTTTTAAATGATTCCACATCATTAAGTAGCTCGATGAGCAATAATACTCTAAACAACGCTGTTTGAGCATGAGTAATGTCGTCTGGGTAATGGACTCTAGGGGGAACGGTGAAGGTAAAGTGAtctttgcagcttttttttctcctttctttctttcactctgtctgtctcgcCCTCTGTTCCTCTGTCCCACACACGACGCTGAGGGAAACTGCCCCCTTGTGGCCCCACTTGccaaaacagggaaaaaaaagaagcagaacaaacgaaggggattttttttttcttttccaaaaggATCTGCAAGTCTCAGCACATCCACGCACCTCATTAGAGACAATAATCCTTTGTTGCTTTTTAAACTCGTGTTAATAATTGAACGGAAAATACAAATGTGCTGCAAATGCCACATCGTTTCTTTCAGAGTTCCCCCAAAAAAGTGTCTCTCGACTAAAGCCCACCTTTGTTCCACCACCAATAGAACAAAGATGCTTTTAGCGTTAAGGCACTTTTGGGAAATCTCAGTCCAGGCTTTTTTACCCGCAGCATTGATGACATTCCCCTACACGACCATTCGCAATCCCTTACATGTGATCACCACCTCCTGCTCATTTCCTGCCTCGCTTCCATTAACAAGAAAGTGCACTTCAATTCCTTTTTACAACATGCCACCAGTGAACCAGCGCTATATTTCCACAGCGATCTAATCAGCAGTGTTTGGATTTCCCCTGTGCTGTGTTGTCTTTACTACTGTTCTGTTGTACCGGGGAGGGTTTGCAGTGTATCAaagcgcaaaaaaaaaaaaaaaggccataTTTTTTGCTTCTGTGGTTAGCAAAGGACCCCAGCCCTCTTAAGCGCCCTTACATTTCCAAGGCTGACAGCGTTCGTCAGAAGCTACACCCAGGGTGCCGTGATTGTACAAATCCATGTTCATGTACAGTACTGACCATTTAAAACAACTTTCAAAACCCTGCTGgttataaaaaaagaaacacttgtATCTCTTTTCTAAGAATAAAAAAGATAGCAGAGAATCCCACATTATTATCCACAGTATAAATTACATCGTAGACAGAACTTGGAAATATATATAGTACAGTTATATTTGACTagaatttttatgttttttgtcgTCTACACAAAtggtgtatatgtgtgtgtatttatgcatGTATTGTTAAGTGTTtctggtgtgtgcatgtgtgtgtgtgtgtgtgtatatgcgtgTGAATGCCTCTGTACTATTTGCCGCTGCATCACGTGTGGCAGAACTCTGTACTGGGCACGTTGCTGCTCTTGCAGTAGGCTATGCTGTTGTTACTGAGGTGACAGTCTCTAAATCCAATGCCCCCGTTGGGCGTGTAGATGGGCTGAATGCGGAAATCTCCCTTGAGCAGCTGCTCATTGTTCAGCGCCACTATCTGGAAACTGGTCTCAGTCATCTCCAGAATGGAGTTATCCTTCTTGGTTCCAGCCTCGCAGTAGTCGTCTTTTCTCCTGCCCCGGTTGTATTTCCACTTGGTCGAAGATGACCGGCTCTTCCTGTGCATGTGCCAGCAGAACAGGCTGAGCAGCAGTACCAGGATGATAAGCACCGCTCCGCCAATGATCCCAGCCATTAGCAGCGTGGAGTTCATGCTCTCCTGAGGAGCTTGCTCTCTACCAGGAGGCTTGGCAGACGCAGGCTTGGTCCTGGCCTCAGAGCATATAGTATCCTCTCCGGGCCTGTAGGAGTTAAGGGTGTCCAGCACATGCACGCAGATCCGATACACAGACCGGGGCTCCAGGTTGGTGAGGCTTATTTGCCGCCGGTCCCCGCTCACCGTCCTCTCCCGCATTCCTTCGTTTATTTGGCTTTGGCCCCTTTTGACCCAAGTGACCTTGTAGGCTGTGACGGTGAAATAGGAAGCCCAGCTCACCTCGATGTTCGTGGAGTTGACCACGTGGAAGGAGATCTGAAGGGGGTCCTCATAAGGAGGGAGAGGACCGGGAGGGTTGTTATGGATCGGGGGTaagggaggggagggtgagTCAAAGTAGTACGGGATGGATGTGGTGATGAGGGTGGAGATCATGGTGGTGATAGGCATGGTTGTgggagggggaggtggtgtGGAGCGGAGAGTGGGCCAGGGCGGCAGGTCAGCATCAACCGGGCACTCTATAATATCCAGCGTGAGCTCTCTGATTGCCATGCCACGCACCTTGTCTGGACTCAGGCACACAAAGCCTCGGGCATTGATAGCGGAAGGCAAAGATTTGAGCCACACCACCACCCACTTCACAGCACAGTCACAACGCCAAGGGTTATTTCGCACCATGAGATGCCTTAGGCTTGACAGGCCATCGAACACACCCTGTGTGAGACTCTGTAGCTGGTTGCTGGAGATATCCAGTTTTTCCAGCCTATTTAGTGCAGCGAAGGCTGCCACAGGGATGTTGTCAATCTGGTTCTCCTGCAGGCTGAGTTTGACCAGTGACTGGCTGggcaggaggggaggggggaagGTGAGTGAGTTGCGGGCCAGGGCCAGCTCACGGAGGGTAACCAGGTCCTGGAAGGTCCCTGGTGCAATGCCCTCATCTGTAAGCAGGTTCCCGTCCAACAAGAGGCGCTGCAGGCGTGTCACATTCTGGAAGGCCTCCTCTGCAATGACAGCAATGCGATTCTCATCCAACCGCAGCTCTTTTAAGTCCTCGGGAAGGCCAATGGGAACGCTGCTTAAGTGGTTCTTGGTAAGGAAGAGGAGTTTAAGGCTTACTGCCTCCCTAAAGGCCCCTTCCTCCACCCCCACTGTGGAGATGGAGTTATCATCAAGGTGCAGCTCCTCTAGCCGAGTCAGCTGGGCCAGAGCTGCCTTGGAGATCGTTTGGATATTGTTCTCCTGGAGATGCAGGACCCTGGTGTTTTTGGGCAGATTGATGGGGAACTCATCCAGCTGATTGCCATAGAGATACACAGTCTCGACGGAAGCCAGATTGTGAAGTTCCAGCGGGAAGCCAGCGTTATTTATCTGGTTGTTATGTAGGAAGAGGACCTTGAAGCCCTCCTGTATCCCCAGAGGCACTGATGTCAGGCTGCGTTCATTGCAGTACACAAACTGGATGTCACATCTACACTCCACCGGGCAAGAGGCACCCGGGCTGAATTGCATTTGGAGGCTTAGGATGACAGTCAACCAAAATTGCAGGAAAGAAGCCCAATCTTTATTCCAGGGTCCGGCAAGAAACTCCatagtggaaaaacaaaacaggaaaacgGAAGccaataatagaaaaaaaaaaataaaacaaatacgAAAATCAGAAAGGCAATGATGTATAAATCCACCAAAAACCAGACCCACGAAAGGTCCACCTAGGAGAGTTTGGTAATGATGCAGTTAGCTGCAAACGAGCAGGAAACCGTGGGAGTAATCCTGTAAATGCTAGTCCTCAGCTGAAGAGCGATGGCCTCATTAGTGGTGGCCGGTCCTCTGACTGACTCCATCCATGCTGAGACATCAGACCATAGCAGGACTCTTCACTCGTTGCTCCATGCAGAGCTCAGCCAGGGCCAATTTGAAGACACGCAGTAGAGAGCCACCACAGGCTCCACTTGCCTGTCCGTCACACACTGCTGGTCCCCGGCTGGGGCAGAGTCCAAGGGGGGTGACATTTGGATCCAGAGACCTgtgggaaaacaaagaaatgctgGATTAGTATATTTAGGGGTGGCCTGTTCtcgggaaaaaaaagaggcctctcttttccctctcttcctccatcgctttatttgacacacacacacacacacacacacaccaactgtCGTCCCTTCTCTCGAACAGAGAGACAGTGTCACAAAACATATCGTTCACTGCTCATGTCAAATTATACGCTGgctattacaaaaaaaaagggtcaAACCATCTGATAAATATTCAGAACAGCCCTGCACATCCGGTTTCACAGACATAAAGAAGGCTTTTATCCCTATCCGCTCTATCAAAGGAGGGAATAGAGCACTGCAAGGACACACACTCATGGATTCACAGAGGTTTCTGAGCAAAACATCAATTCTGCTTAATGGAAAACAGGCTGAAAAGAGATAAGGCTAATAAAGACATCACCTCTTTGGGCGGCTACACaagagcagaaaatatttcctggggaaaaaaaaaaaagaaaaaaaagaaaacggcACAGAAAATAAGTTACAAccgtctttctttctttctgtctgctcGAGCAGACGCTGTGGTCGGAGGTGCACGGGTAAACACACGAGTGCTTACTGTAAACAGAGGCAATTGTTTTGCCGGTGGCCTGAGGAGGTGCTCGTTATTAGGTGCAGGCCTGagcacaccaccaccaccacgccGAGATTTAAGGGCCGTGAAGAGTGGAAttagaaaacaaaaggagaggCAGTCGAGGAATAAAAACCCTGCATAtcagctcctcctctcaccAGAGTGACATACACGAGCTGTCAAATGAAATGGGATTGGAAAATAATTTAGTCCCTCCACCTGCGATAAATGATCGATACAGGCTATTTTTCAACATGCAGAGCCTTGTAGTAAAGCACAAGGCCATTGGATTACAGTAAGACCCCCACATCCATTATTCTAAGTTTTATGAGCCATCAaacaccccccctccctcacaTGATTGAAAGATACGTGTTGTCATCGGTAGCTCTCATCTTAACTGAGGCTTCACACTGAGTCGGTGCTGGATGACACACAATAACGGGAATGACGGGTTGAATGTTAAACACAGGGAACGGCCATGAGCGTTGGATTAAAGGTGTCCTGCAGGGGTTTTGTCGGGGGACGAGGAGCAGCCACGGACAATAATCAGAATTCCTGCTGAATTTTTACTAAATTCCTGATTTGTTTCATGTCTGACAGCCGTGACATCAaattaaacagtaaaattaaaaaaaaaaaacagcaattaaaaTAATCCCTGTATTTGCCTTCCTGCCCCTGCTGCCTTAAACTCCCcctgtgctgtgctgtttgttgactCCATGGGGctctttgtggctccagagatgGAGACACAATCCTCTGACACACATCTGTGATCTACTTCTCTAAATTGAAAGAGCTAAATTTAATCAAATAAGCTTCAGGGGGGAGTATGAGCAACCACATGAGGCGATAAAATGTTGCTgccacagcagcagagtcaACAGCAGAAGGCAGCAGCATCAAGATTATTATAGCtgcataaataaaatgtcaccaaGAAAAAGCCCCAAATGATAACCTTAGAATAAAAGAAGACGGATGACGTCAAGTTGACTTAACAACACGGAGCTGGTGATAAATGGTGTCCGTGGGCAGACGAAGGAGGCAAAGTGAGAGAAagacttttcttttcctctctttttcttttttctcggtcttttttatttaatttccagTCGACGGAGCTCGAGATGAACGCTGTGTGATATGTGTCCAGGACCAAATCCGATTAGAAACTGGGATTTAgcgacagaaaaaaaaaaaaaaaaaaacgcaattaaaaagtttaaaatggaTAGGGGGGTATTTAAGAGGCGATAAGAGGCGGATCAGGTAAGACTTCAAACACTGCTGCCCAGTGAGCGCTGTTCATCTGAATGAATTATTTCaaaggagagggggggagggggggggggggggggggggggtgaagaGCGTGCAGTGCATCGAGAGTGAAGCAGCCCCCCCACCCCAAATAATAAGGAGGAAAAAAGTCTGGATCTCTCCGGGGTGAGGAATGTGGAGCTGTGCGCCCTGCGCTGCAGTGATCTCCAACATCTAATTAACCTACAGATAAATTGGACAACgtttattttaattaatcttTAAAAAGTCACGAGGAATCTGCGAATTAACGCCAGTTTGTGACCATATCTCGGCTCGCAGGATGCGCGGGGCTGTGGGTTAGAGGTGAACACGGTGTTTGTGGATCTGTTCGGAGGAGATCGCTTCATAAATAATTTGGAAAAGTAGCCGATTGATATTCAACTCAGGCCTGTGATTTCCCCCCTTCTCTCTACATTTCTCCCCAACTCCGTCCTGCGTTATTGTAGAAACAAGCCACTGTACCTTCAGCGAGCCTTTCTCCATTACAAACCCGCGACCGCGTTCaacttttccccctttttttctcccaagCCTCCGTCCTTCATGCGGTCCTGCTGTAAGCCCGTGCGTAAAGGTCCGTTCGGCAAAGGAGCTGGTGCGAGTCGGTTCCGAACAGCAGCGTGAACCCGGTGAGTCTACGGAACAGCATATTTCCCTGCATGGGTCCCCTCCTCTGGTTGTGGCTGCGCGTCCGTCCGCACCGCTGTCcaccacttttcttttttccttttctttttttttttttttttcttgtttccagCTCCGGAGCTCCTCCGCTTTAACTCAACACCGTCTGCGGCGCATGAGGACCGAAGAAACCG
This window harbors:
- the flrt2 gene encoding leucine-rich repeat transmembrane protein FLRT2; amino-acid sequence: MEFLAGPWNKDWASFLQFWLTVILSLQMQFSPGASCPVECRCDIQFVYCNERSLTSVPLGIQEGFKVLFLHNNQINNAGFPLELHNLASVETVYLYGNQLDEFPINLPKNTRVLHLQENNIQTISKAALAQLTRLEELHLDDNSISTVGVEEGAFREAVSLKLLFLTKNHLSSVPIGLPEDLKELRLDENRIAVIAEEAFQNVTRLQRLLLDGNLLTDEGIAPGTFQDLVTLRELALARNSLTFPPPLLPSQSLVKLSLQENQIDNIPVAAFAALNRLEKLDISSNQLQSLTQGVFDGLSSLRHLMVRNNPWRCDCAVKWVVVWLKSLPSAINARGFVCLSPDKVRGMAIRELTLDIIECPVDADLPPWPTLRSTPPPPPTTMPITTMISTLITTSIPYYFDSPSPPLPPIHNNPPGPLPPYEDPLQISFHVVNSTNIEVSWASYFTVTAYKVTWVKRGQSQINEGMRERTVSGDRRQISLTNLEPRSVYRICVHVLDTLNSYRPGEDTICSEARTKPASAKPPGREQAPQESMNSTLLMAGIIGGAVLIILVLLLSLFCWHMHRKSRSSSTKWKYNRGRRKDDYCEAGTKKDNSILEMTETSFQIVALNNEQLLKGDFRIQPIYTPNGGIGFRDCHLSNNSIAYCKSSNVPSTEFCHT